In Geobacter anodireducens, a genomic segment contains:
- a CDS encoding hexapeptide transferase yields MASIVVVGGGGHAKVVISVLKKAGYQVAGYTDRQDRGPLLGIPWLGGDGVLPGVLGTHPGCGAVIGVGKIDTARLRLALQDDIAGLGFDFPVIVSPHAMINEEVTLGAGTVVFDGVVVNSGTETGRACILNTNSTVEHDCRLGDNVHIAPGVTLSGGVVVGRNTMIGTGATVIQSVSICEDCMIGAGSTVVRDITVPGTYVGSPARRIK; encoded by the coding sequence ATGGCTAGCATTGTCGTGGTAGGGGGCGGCGGGCACGCCAAGGTCGTCATCAGCGTGCTGAAAAAGGCCGGCTACCAGGTGGCAGGCTATACCGACCGCCAGGACCGGGGGCCGCTCCTCGGCATCCCCTGGCTGGGCGGCGACGGTGTTCTGCCGGGCGTTCTCGGGACGCATCCCGGCTGTGGGGCCGTTATCGGCGTTGGGAAAATCGATACAGCCCGGCTGAGACTTGCCCTGCAGGACGACATCGCCGGACTCGGCTTTGACTTCCCGGTCATCGTGTCACCGCACGCGATGATCAACGAAGAGGTAACGCTCGGGGCGGGCACGGTCGTCTTTGACGGCGTCGTGGTCAACAGCGGCACGGAGACCGGCCGTGCCTGCATCCTCAACACGAACAGCACGGTCGAGCACGACTGCCGGCTCGGCGACAATGTCCATATCGCACCTGGGGTAACCCTCAGCGGAGGGGTCGTTGTTGGGCGCAACACCATGATCGGTACCGGGGCTACGGTTATCCAGTCCGTCTCCATCTGCGAAGACTGCATGATCGGCGCCGGCTCCACGGTGGTGAGGGACATAACGGTTCCGGGTACCTATGTGGGGAGCCCGGCCAGGAGGATCAAATGA
- a CDS encoding glycosyl transferase: MPKLSIIIPAYNNAHLLPETLDSIFSQDCEPFELIVVDDGSTDNTRDVVEGYGRGIVYLWQENSGGCSKPRNVGIRHATGEYIVMFDSDDIMMPGKIRWQMDFLDRNPGVDFVFTDFCDFHGTEILASHITTCPIFNSLPIQKVGEDAHVISSTDAYETLLVENFIGGSAMMFRKSLFNEAGPFDETLEVSEDIDFTLRVARTHAVGFINRIGHHRRLHDGNMTSKAEKILTRSLRVFGGHLSAPKSPTAQQRLIDKVAGLHGALAYHYRENARYGEALAEYRASLSLRPACLGTYKAMAKLAVMAIARGGK; encoded by the coding sequence ATGCCTAAACTGAGCATCATCATACCGGCCTACAACAACGCCCACCTTCTGCCGGAGACGCTGGACAGCATCTTCAGCCAGGACTGCGAACCGTTCGAGTTGATTGTCGTGGACGACGGTTCCACCGACAACACGCGGGACGTTGTTGAAGGCTATGGCCGGGGTATCGTCTACCTGTGGCAGGAAAACAGCGGCGGCTGCTCAAAGCCGCGCAATGTCGGCATTCGCCATGCAACCGGCGAATACATTGTCATGTTCGACTCCGACGACATCATGATGCCCGGCAAGATCAGGTGGCAGATGGACTTTCTCGACCGCAACCCCGGCGTGGACTTTGTGTTCACCGATTTTTGCGATTTCCACGGCACTGAGATCCTGGCCAGCCACATCACCACCTGTCCGATCTTCAACAGCCTGCCCATACAGAAGGTCGGCGAAGATGCCCACGTGATCAGCAGCACCGACGCTTATGAGACTCTTCTGGTGGAAAATTTCATCGGCGGCTCCGCCATGATGTTCAGAAAGAGCCTGTTTAACGAGGCCGGCCCCTTCGACGAAACCCTGGAAGTCAGCGAAGACATCGATTTTACCCTGCGGGTGGCGCGCACGCATGCCGTTGGCTTCATCAACAGGATCGGGCACCACCGTCGCCTGCACGACGGCAACATGACCTCCAAGGCTGAGAAGATCCTCACCAGAAGCCTCAGGGTCTTTGGCGGGCATCTCAGCGCACCGAAATCGCCCACAGCCCAGCAGCGGCTGATTGACAAGGTGGCTGGCCTGCACGGAGCCCTCGCGTATCATTACCGGGAAAACGCCCGCTATGGCGAGGCGCTGGCCGAATACCGGGCTTCATTGAGCCTGAGGCCCGCCTGTTTAGGGACCTACAAGGCGATGGCAAAGCTTGCGGTCATGGCCATCGCCAGGGGCGGGAAATAG
- a CDS encoding polymerase, with the protein MQDFSINNRRVNVLDGEATEEYSVKYPSINKTLLLLFCGYVVAWYLQIGYRIPVLGDIRFEFIYALVLTVLAFLATPKIDTKCPLLPYVLLYFLVIVIQVPFSHDFARSWDVFVDRIVKFAFMAFFIVSFVRSPSHMKYFLGAFLLACLKMGQEGLVGRLSGGLIWENQGIMRLHGPTPIYGHPNSFAGMAMGTLPFVYFLWPLSNKYIKAVLLVIGILSLHIVLYTGSRTAYVGIFAFVAFAFYTTSNKKRFIGCMVLALALSLPMVPSDYQERFRSIFTLEEKEGRSSEARIQIIEDAWKIFTDNPFGVGVSAFPKVRAERFGRSQDTHNMYLEIATNLGIQGIIVVGMMIYKMLGILHYIRTKSKLLLVKLDSNDSLTEVVNDLKLVEAIASSIIGFIILRLTLGLFGMDLYEIYWWFAIGITFSLYSMLIKIENSLIAKNDSAIG; encoded by the coding sequence ATGCAGGATTTCTCAATAAACAATCGGCGCGTCAATGTGCTGGACGGAGAGGCAACCGAAGAGTATTCGGTTAAGTATCCCTCTATCAACAAAACACTTTTGCTGTTGTTTTGCGGCTATGTTGTCGCGTGGTATCTGCAGATCGGGTACAGGATTCCGGTGCTGGGGGACATCAGGTTCGAGTTTATCTATGCCCTGGTTCTGACCGTGCTGGCGTTTCTGGCAACGCCGAAGATCGACACGAAATGCCCTCTGCTCCCGTATGTTTTGCTGTACTTTCTGGTGATTGTCATCCAGGTGCCATTTTCCCACGATTTCGCCAGATCGTGGGACGTTTTCGTCGACCGGATCGTCAAGTTTGCCTTTATGGCGTTTTTTATCGTTTCATTTGTGCGTAGTCCGAGTCATATGAAATATTTCCTGGGAGCATTCCTGTTGGCTTGCCTGAAAATGGGGCAGGAGGGGCTCGTGGGACGGTTGTCTGGGGGGCTCATCTGGGAAAATCAAGGGATTATGCGGCTCCATGGTCCGACACCTATCTATGGTCATCCAAATTCCTTTGCCGGCATGGCAATGGGAACGCTTCCATTTGTCTATTTCCTCTGGCCTCTGAGCAATAAATATATCAAGGCGGTTTTGCTGGTCATTGGTATCCTGTCCTTGCACATTGTGTTGTACACTGGTTCCAGGACAGCGTATGTCGGCATTTTTGCCTTTGTTGCTTTTGCCTTCTATACCACAAGTAACAAAAAAAGATTCATTGGTTGCATGGTGCTTGCTCTGGCACTGTCCCTGCCAATGGTTCCCTCTGATTATCAGGAAAGATTCAGATCGATTTTTACTCTTGAGGAAAAAGAGGGCAGGTCAAGCGAAGCGAGAATACAAATTATTGAAGACGCCTGGAAAATATTTACGGACAATCCTTTTGGCGTAGGGGTTTCCGCTTTCCCGAAGGTGCGGGCGGAACGTTTCGGCAGATCGCAGGATACTCATAATATGTATCTTGAAATAGCTACCAACCTGGGAATACAAGGTATTATTGTCGTCGGTATGATGATATATAAAATGCTTGGCATTCTGCATTACATACGAACTAAAAGTAAGCTGCTCCTGGTCAAATTAGATTCAAATGATTCTTTGACCGAAGTTGTAAACGACTTGAAACTAGTGGAAGCAATAGCATCATCAATTATAGGTTTTATAATATTAAGACTTACCCTTGGTTTGTTTGGAATGGATTTGTATGAAATATACTGGTGGTTTGCCATAGGGATAACGTTTTCTCTCTATTCCATGTTGATTAAAATAGAAAATAGTTTGATAGCTAAAAACGACAGTGCTATTGGTTAA
- a CDS encoding acylneuraminate cytidylyltransferase, whose protein sequence is MPDACIAVIPARGGSKRVPGKNIKPLMGKPLIAYTVEAAADSGLFERIVISTDCPEIAEVAQRHGAEVPFLREASLADDITPVSAATVDMLVKLDPNGSSYGFVCQMMPNCPLKTAADVRDSHRQFLESRADSQLSVVRYGWQNPWWAMRRDDSFRLDPLFREAMTQRSQDLPELFCPTGAIWWAKADVLRREGTYHIPEKTGWEIPWQRGLDIDTYDDWDMAEILFRLDSASRR, encoded by the coding sequence ATGCCTGACGCATGTATCGCGGTGATTCCGGCACGGGGAGGCTCCAAGCGGGTTCCCGGGAAAAACATCAAACCGCTCATGGGCAAGCCCCTCATTGCGTACACCGTTGAGGCTGCAGCCGACAGCGGATTGTTCGAGCGGATCGTGATCAGCACCGACTGCCCGGAAATCGCTGAGGTGGCCCAACGGCACGGGGCGGAAGTCCCGTTCCTGCGGGAGGCATCCCTGGCGGACGATATTACCCCTGTCTCGGCAGCGACGGTGGACATGCTGGTAAAACTCGACCCCAACGGCTCCAGCTATGGCTTCGTGTGCCAGATGATGCCCAACTGTCCCCTCAAGACCGCAGCCGACGTGCGCGACAGTCATCGTCAGTTCCTGGAGTCCCGCGCTGATTCACAGTTGTCCGTGGTGCGCTACGGCTGGCAGAACCCCTGGTGGGCCATGCGCCGGGACGACTCGTTCCGGCTCGATCCGCTGTTCCGGGAGGCCATGACCCAGCGCAGCCAGGACCTGCCCGAACTCTTCTGCCCGACCGGTGCCATCTGGTGGGCGAAAGCCGACGTCCTGCGCCGGGAGGGCACCTACCACATCCCGGAGAAGACGGGGTGGGAAATACCCTGGCAACGGGGACTGGATATCGACACCTATGACGACTGGGATATGGCGGAAATCCTGTTTCGTCTCGACAGCGCGAGCCGGCGCTGA
- a CDS encoding aminopeptidase, whose product MTIDATSFDFTTCGEEMYRLLAELFPLCRSITGDGVRETLRTIQGQIPLRLVEVPTGTQVFDWTVPREWAIRDAHISDSNGKRIVDFRSNNLHVVGYSVPVDRTISLAELQNHLYSLETMPDAIPYVTSYYQERWGFCLTHRQRSGLPDGEYRVFIDSELKDGHLTYGELIIPGETDREIFLSTYVCHPSMANNELSGPVVATMLARWIMSRPRRFTYRIVFIPETIGSLTYLSRNLDRMKENIVAGFNLTCIGDDRAYSFLPSRSGSTLADRAALNILGHKHPDFIRYSFLDRGSDERQYCSPGVDLPVVSVMRSKYREYPEYHTSLDNLDLVTPAGLQGGFSAVRDCLELLENNRVYRATCLGEPQLGRRGLFPTVGTRDSHSQVADMLNVLAYADGTKDLIDISNTIQAPVDRLYPIIDKLAAAGLLVEQAADLSSRDVVGAGV is encoded by the coding sequence ATGACGATTGATGCCACTTCCTTTGATTTCACTACCTGCGGCGAGGAGATGTACCGGCTCTTGGCAGAGCTGTTTCCCCTCTGTCGCAGCATTACCGGCGACGGTGTCCGGGAAACCCTCCGGACCATCCAGGGGCAGATCCCTCTCCGGCTCGTGGAGGTCCCTACAGGCACGCAGGTGTTCGATTGGACCGTTCCCCGCGAATGGGCGATCCGCGACGCCCACATCAGCGACAGCAATGGCAAACGGATCGTCGATTTCCGGAGTAACAACCTCCACGTGGTGGGCTACTCCGTGCCGGTGGACAGGACGATAAGCCTTGCCGAACTGCAGAACCACCTCTATTCGCTGGAAACCATGCCCGACGCCATCCCGTACGTCACATCCTACTACCAGGAGCGCTGGGGGTTCTGTCTTACGCACCGCCAGCGCTCCGGCCTTCCCGACGGCGAATACCGGGTCTTCATCGACAGCGAACTGAAAGACGGCCATCTGACCTATGGTGAGTTGATCATTCCGGGGGAGACCGACCGGGAGATCTTCCTTTCAACGTATGTCTGCCACCCGTCCATGGCCAACAATGAGCTGTCGGGGCCGGTGGTGGCAACCATGCTGGCCAGGTGGATCATGAGCCGGCCGCGCCGGTTCACCTACCGCATCGTCTTCATTCCCGAGACGATCGGCTCTCTGACCTATCTGAGCAGGAATCTGGACAGAATGAAGGAGAACATCGTGGCCGGGTTCAACCTGACCTGCATCGGCGACGACCGGGCCTATTCCTTCCTTCCCTCGCGAAGCGGTTCGACCCTGGCCGACAGGGCCGCCCTGAACATCCTGGGGCACAAGCATCCGGACTTCATCAGGTACTCCTTCCTGGACCGCGGCAGTGACGAGCGCCAGTACTGCAGCCCGGGGGTCGACCTCCCGGTGGTGTCGGTCATGCGTTCCAAATACCGCGAGTACCCGGAGTATCATACCTCCTTGGACAATTTGGACCTGGTGACGCCGGCTGGCCTGCAGGGGGGATTTTCGGCGGTGCGGGACTGTCTCGAACTTCTGGAAAACAACCGCGTCTACCGGGCAACGTGCCTCGGCGAACCCCAACTCGGCAGGAGAGGGCTGTTCCCCACCGTGGGCACCAGGGATTCCCACAGCCAAGTGGCCGATATGCTTAACGTTCTCGCCTACGCGGACGGAACCAAAGACCTGATCGACATCAGCAACACCATTCAGGCGCCGGTTGACCGGCTCTACCCGATAATTGACAAACTGGCCGCCGCCGGCCTGTTGGTCGAGCAGGCGGCGGACCTTTCCTCCCGTGACGTCGTGGGGGCCGGCGTATGA
- a CDS encoding glycosyl transferase, whose translation MKQPKVSVIVTCYNYANYLEGCLASILNQTYRDFELVIVNDGSTDNTDEVISRFLANDKVRYINQKNTGQAIATNNGIAAAAGELIAFLDADDLWEPTKLEKQVRLFNRDSIGVVYSRIRFMDAEGRPLDMQLEGKYYTPRSGRVTDALLFENFIPYSSTLVRKECFDKFGMFNPEYKNGLDWDLWLRISREYEFDFVDEYLLIYRIGHPGQLTSNVERSVQCADLIFDRFLEENPGIVPDSVVRKAMAYSYCRRGNQFRKIDRKRSNGFFLSALAKNPAEIGAYVGLVKNFLNV comes from the coding sequence ATGAAACAGCCAAAAGTAAGCGTCATAGTCACCTGTTACAATTACGCAAACTATCTGGAGGGGTGCCTGGCGTCCATTCTCAACCAGACCTACCGGGACTTTGAGCTGGTGATCGTCAACGACGGCTCCACCGATAACACCGACGAGGTTATCTCCAGGTTCCTCGCTAATGACAAGGTCAGATACATCAACCAGAAGAACACCGGCCAGGCCATTGCCACTAACAACGGCATTGCGGCCGCCGCCGGCGAGTTGATCGCCTTTCTGGACGCGGACGATCTGTGGGAGCCCACCAAGCTTGAGAAGCAGGTCCGCCTGTTCAACCGCGATTCCATCGGCGTGGTCTACAGCCGCATCAGGTTCATGGACGCGGAGGGGCGTCCCCTTGACATGCAACTGGAGGGCAAGTACTACACCCCCCGTTCCGGCCGAGTGACCGACGCCCTCCTGTTCGAGAACTTCATTCCCTACTCATCCACCCTGGTGCGCAAGGAATGTTTCGACAAATTCGGCATGTTCAACCCCGAATACAAGAACGGCCTCGATTGGGACCTGTGGCTGCGGATATCCCGGGAGTACGAATTCGACTTTGTGGACGAGTACCTGCTCATCTACCGGATTGGTCACCCGGGGCAGTTGACCTCCAATGTGGAGCGGAGCGTCCAGTGCGCGGATCTGATTTTCGACCGTTTCCTCGAAGAAAACCCCGGCATCGTTCCCGACAGCGTGGTCAGGAAGGCCATGGCCTATTCCTACTGCCGGCGGGGCAATCAGTTCCGAAAGATCGACCGCAAGCGCTCCAACGGTTTTTTTCTGAGTGCGTTGGCCAAGAACCCGGCCGAAATCGGAGCCTACGTGGGGCTGGTGAAGAACTTTCTCAACGTATAG
- a CDS encoding serine acetyltransferase, protein MKWSDYTYLVSADLYRYGGRRDRAAFLKSFACIPGFRYTFLMRTAKYLKSRGTLLLPLYAISRFLLNHYQYKYGISIPYNTDIGPGLYIGHFGGIIVNAEAKIGRNCNINQEVTVGATYGGKYPGTPVIMNNVYLGPGSKIIGGITLGSHAAVGANCVVTKPVPDHGVVVGIPGDVVSTKGSGEYVVNTVGAE, encoded by the coding sequence ATGAAATGGTCTGACTACACATATCTGGTATCAGCCGATCTCTACCGCTACGGCGGCCGGCGCGACAGGGCCGCGTTTCTGAAGAGCTTCGCCTGCATTCCCGGCTTCAGGTACACGTTTCTCATGCGCACGGCAAAATACCTGAAGAGCCGGGGCACGCTCCTGCTGCCCCTCTACGCGATCTCCCGCTTTCTGCTGAACCACTACCAGTACAAGTACGGCATCAGCATTCCGTACAACACCGACATCGGCCCCGGGCTCTACATCGGGCACTTTGGCGGCATCATCGTCAATGCCGAGGCAAAGATCGGCCGCAACTGCAATATCAATCAGGAAGTGACCGTCGGCGCCACCTATGGCGGAAAATATCCCGGCACCCCCGTTATCATGAACAACGTCTACCTGGGCCCCGGCAGCAAGATCATCGGCGGCATCACCCTCGGCAGCCACGCGGCCGTTGGCGCGAACTGCGTGGTGACGAAGCCGGTTCCCGACCACGGCGTGGTGGTGGGAATCCCGGGCGATGTGGTTTCCACCAAGGGTTCCGGTGAGTATGTGGTGAATACGGTGGGCGCAGAATAG
- a CDS encoding adenylyltransferase, with protein sequence MLKHRLFSPLRRHLMEPLDALRSGTPFLNYWKELERTQYLPEAALRRVQWERLTDLLAYVWDNNEFYRERMEQAGLTPETVTSPEEFRKIPVLSKECIRQNTLAMISRGYDVGSLMKFKTGGSTGKSLEIYLTEECSERRNACARRHDRWAGWNPGEPIGAVWGNPELPLDMKSRLKDWFLSPVIYLDTMSVTEASVRAFAAEWKQVQPTLLYGHAHSIFVLAEFVRELGLSSITPKGILSTSMMLMPHERRTIESVFGIKVTDRYGCEEVSLIASECEKHEGMHLNIEHLYIEFLREDGSPASPGEPGTIVVTDLMNRAMPFIRYRVEDVGVPSDRKCRCGRGLPLMESVTGRVADFLIKKDGSRVAGISLIENTLTKMPGIVQMQIVQESMDSLVVRVVPGAEFKDSTQCGLRDYLAELFGSGTAVEVSIVDAIAPEASGKYRFSICRISQ encoded by the coding sequence ATGCTGAAGCATAGATTGTTCTCCCCACTGCGCAGGCACTTGATGGAGCCGCTCGATGCCTTGCGGAGCGGCACTCCTTTCCTCAACTACTGGAAAGAGCTCGAACGCACCCAGTATCTGCCGGAAGCGGCCCTGCGCCGGGTTCAGTGGGAAAGGCTCACGGACCTGCTGGCGTATGTGTGGGACAACAATGAGTTTTACCGTGAGCGCATGGAGCAGGCCGGCCTGACGCCCGAAACGGTCACCTCTCCTGAGGAATTCAGGAAGATCCCCGTGCTTTCAAAGGAATGCATCCGTCAGAACACCCTGGCGATGATAAGCAGAGGGTATGACGTCGGGTCGCTCATGAAATTCAAGACCGGTGGGTCAACGGGAAAATCTCTCGAAATTTACCTGACCGAGGAGTGCAGCGAGCGTCGCAATGCATGCGCCCGCCGGCATGACAGGTGGGCAGGGTGGAACCCGGGCGAGCCCATTGGCGCCGTGTGGGGGAATCCCGAGCTTCCCCTCGACATGAAAAGCCGCCTCAAAGACTGGTTTCTGTCCCCTGTTATCTATCTTGATACCATGAGTGTGACAGAAGCTTCTGTCAGGGCATTTGCCGCGGAATGGAAACAGGTGCAGCCGACCCTCCTGTACGGGCATGCGCACTCCATCTTCGTACTGGCCGAGTTTGTCCGGGAGTTGGGCCTGAGCAGCATAACGCCGAAAGGAATTCTATCGACCTCCATGATGCTCATGCCTCACGAGCGAAGGACCATAGAATCGGTCTTCGGCATCAAGGTAACGGACCGTTACGGCTGCGAAGAGGTCAGCCTGATCGCCTCCGAGTGCGAGAAGCACGAGGGGATGCACCTGAACATCGAGCACCTGTACATCGAGTTCCTCCGTGAAGACGGCAGCCCGGCGTCCCCCGGCGAGCCGGGTACCATCGTCGTCACCGACCTGATGAACCGCGCCATGCCGTTCATCCGCTACCGGGTCGAGGATGTGGGGGTGCCGAGCGACAGAAAATGCAGGTGTGGCCGGGGGCTTCCCCTCATGGAAAGCGTTACCGGACGGGTGGCCGATTTTCTGATCAAGAAAGATGGATCGCGGGTTGCGGGGATTTCACTGATCGAAAACACACTGACAAAAATGCCCGGAATCGTGCAGATGCAGATAGTGCAGGAGTCGATGGATTCACTTGTCGTCAGGGTGGTGCCCGGGGCTGAGTTTAAGGATAGTACCCAGTGTGGATTACGTGACTATCTGGCGGAGCTTTTTGGCAGCGGCACAGCGGTTGAAGTCAGCATCGTCGATGCTATCGCGCCGGAAGCGTCTGGAAAGTATCGGTTCTCTATATGCAGGATTTCTCAATAA
- a CDS encoding nucleotidyltransferase, protein MTSDTKTILEQVVVSPDVPIAEAIAQLDRAGTGSLVVCSADRKLYGLLTDGDVRRALLKAVDMSAPCGDIANRKPVITFVPLLPIEALRLMNHHDINHLPVLDAEGRVVDFLLRRDLVAEDELAARARRRLDSVVIPCSASIAEAIAQLDRAGTGALVLCAEEDRLHGLLTDGDIRRAVLRGVSLDAPCQDIASRRPVTVDPSFSAARALQLMNQHDINHLPVVDDTGRVVDFLLRRDLIADDQLNLSAVVMAGGYGKRLLPLTEQVPKPMLPVGDRPLLERTIDQLRRSGIREVNLTTHYLPDSIVEHFGDGDSFGVKLNYLKEDHPLGTAGGLKLMKKASGPFLVMNGDILTGVPFQEMFAYHRKNGAEITVGVRKYEVQVPFGVVECEDVRITGLKEKPSLTFFINAGIYLLEPSVCDLIPEGERFDMTDLIQKLLDEGRSVVSFPIMEYWLDVGRHEDYQKAQEDVRSGKIQ, encoded by the coding sequence ATGACCTCCGATACCAAAACCATTCTCGAACAGGTCGTCGTTTCTCCCGACGTCCCCATTGCCGAGGCCATCGCCCAGCTTGACAGGGCAGGGACCGGCTCCCTCGTGGTCTGCTCGGCGGACAGAAAGCTCTACGGCCTCCTGACCGACGGTGACGTGCGCCGTGCCCTGCTCAAGGCGGTCGACATGAGCGCGCCGTGCGGCGACATCGCCAACCGGAAGCCGGTAATCACGTTCGTGCCGCTGCTGCCGATCGAAGCCCTCCGGCTCATGAACCATCACGACATCAACCACCTGCCGGTGCTGGACGCCGAGGGGAGGGTGGTTGATTTCCTGTTGCGCCGCGACCTGGTTGCCGAGGACGAATTGGCCGCCCGGGCCAGACGCCGGCTCGACAGCGTCGTCATTCCCTGTTCCGCCTCCATTGCCGAGGCCATCGCCCAACTGGACAGGGCAGGGACCGGCGCGCTGGTGCTCTGCGCGGAAGAGGACCGGCTCCACGGTCTCCTGACCGACGGCGACATCCGCCGGGCCGTGCTCCGCGGCGTCTCCCTCGATGCCCCCTGCCAGGATATCGCCAGCCGCAGGCCCGTGACGGTGGATCCTTCGTTTTCGGCAGCCCGGGCCCTCCAGCTGATGAACCAGCACGATATCAACCACCTGCCGGTGGTGGACGACACGGGCCGGGTCGTCGATTTCCTGCTCCGCAGGGATCTCATTGCCGATGACCAGCTCAACCTGTCGGCGGTGGTCATGGCGGGAGGTTACGGTAAGCGGCTGCTCCCCCTCACCGAGCAGGTTCCCAAGCCGATGCTCCCGGTGGGTGACCGGCCCCTGTTGGAGCGGACCATCGACCAACTCCGCCGGTCGGGCATCAGGGAGGTCAACCTGACCACCCACTACCTGCCCGACAGCATCGTGGAGCACTTCGGCGACGGCGATTCGTTCGGCGTGAAGCTGAATTACCTGAAGGAAGACCATCCCCTGGGCACCGCCGGCGGGCTCAAGCTGATGAAAAAGGCGAGCGGCCCCTTCCTGGTGATGAACGGCGACATCCTCACCGGTGTTCCGTTTCAGGAAATGTTCGCCTACCACCGCAAGAACGGCGCCGAGATCACCGTGGGGGTCAGGAAATACGAGGTTCAGGTCCCCTTCGGCGTGGTGGAGTGTGAAGATGTCAGGATCACGGGGCTGAAGGAAAAACCGTCCCTCACGTTCTTCATCAACGCGGGAATCTATCTGCTGGAACCGTCGGTCTGCGACCTGATTCCCGAGGGGGAGCGCTTCGACATGACCGACCTGATCCAGAAGCTGCTGGACGAGGGCCGCTCCGTGGTCAGCTTCCCCATCATGGAGTACTGGCTCGATGTGGGGCGGCACGAGGACTACCAGAAGGCCCAGGAAGATGTGCGGAGCGGAAAGATACAGTGA